One part of the Cyclobacteriaceae bacterium genome encodes these proteins:
- a CDS encoding carbon-nitrogen hydrolase, which yields MSCTNNKEENLHKAIKGIREAAKKGAQIVCLQELFTSLYFCDVEDYENFKLAEAIPGPSTDALTAIAKELGVVIIASLFEKRTQGIYHNTTAVLDADGSYLGKYRKMHIPDDPSYFEKFYFTPGDLGYKVFKTKFATIGVLICWDQWYPEAARITSLMGAEVLFYPTAIGWATSQDEATNTEQYNAWQTIQRSHSVANGVHVVSVNRVGFEQEGRMKFWGGSFIANPFGSILYKASHDQEEVHVLEVDLNKTDSYRTHWPFLRDRRIDSYQPITKRFIDED from the coding sequence ATGTCGTGCACGAACAACAAAGAGGAAAATCTTCACAAAGCCATTAAAGGTATTCGTGAGGCCGCAAAGAAGGGCGCACAAATTGTTTGCCTGCAAGAGCTTTTTACCTCACTTTATTTTTGTGATGTAGAGGATTACGAAAACTTCAAGTTGGCCGAAGCCATTCCGGGACCATCAACCGATGCGTTGACGGCTATAGCGAAAGAATTGGGTGTGGTTATAATAGCTTCATTATTTGAAAAGCGCACACAGGGCATCTACCATAATACAACCGCTGTGCTTGATGCCGATGGTTCGTACCTGGGTAAGTATAGAAAAATGCACATCCCGGATGATCCATCGTATTTTGAAAAATTTTATTTCACACCAGGCGATTTGGGGTACAAAGTGTTCAAAACAAAATTTGCCACCATTGGTGTACTTATCTGCTGGGATCAATGGTATCCTGAAGCTGCACGCATAACTTCACTTATGGGTGCCGAAGTGTTATTTTATCCCACGGCTATCGGGTGGGCAACATCACAGGATGAGGCGACCAACACCGAACAATACAATGCCTGGCAAACCATACAGCGAAGTCATTCCGTGGCCAACGGAGTACATGTTGTAAGTGTGAATCGTGTTGGTTTTGAACAAGAAGGAAGAATGAAGTTTTGGGGCGGTTCATTTATAGCAAATCCTTTCGGTAGCATTCTGTACAAAGCTTCACACGATCAGGAAGAAGTGCATGTGCTTGAGGTTGATCTGAATAAGACTGACAGCTACAGAACGCATTGGCCGTTTCTGCGCGACAGGAGGATTGATTCCTATCAGCCCATAACCAAACGTTTTATTGATGAAGACTAA